A segment of the Hyalangium ruber genome:
GCCTCGGTGAGCCGGGCGCGCAGCGCGTCGATCTGTGCCGGATCCACCAGCGCGTACACCGCCACGGAGTCGGGCGAGTACGTCTCCAGCGCGCGCTCGTAGGCAGCGATGATCTCCGCGTCCGGCGCGGTGACGGGGATCTCGAGGAGCTCGTAGTAGGTCTGCTGCTCGAAGGGCTTCATGGTGTGGAGGAGCCACCAGGGGCGGCGTCGAGGGTCAGGATGCGTCCGGCGATCTTCTGGAGACACTGGGAGGCCGGAGAGTCGGGTCGCTCGAGGAGGATCGGCCGGCGCTTGCGCACCGCGCGCCACGCCTCATCGTCGTAACGGATGGCTCCCAGGTCATCCATGTCCAGGCCGAAGAACTTCTTCCACGCGGACACCACCGCGTTGCCCACGTTCATGTCCGCGTCCGTGCGGGCCTGGTTCACCACCAAGCGGATGCGGAACGACTGCAGCTCGCGCTCCAGCCGCGCCCCCGCCGAAGGGTCGTCCTTGCGCACCTGGGCGATGAAGTCCATGGGCGTGCGCAGCGCTCCCTCACGCGTGGTGAGGGCGCTCTCGACGAGCTCTTCGATGCCGTACTGCGCCTCCACCTGCTGCATCTTGCGGAAGAAGGCCGCCTTGACGAAGCGGTAGGCGTTCTCCACGGCGGTGGGCTCGGGCAGCACCACCAACACCCCGTGGTCGGCCACCAGGAAGAAGTCCAGGGTGTTGAAGCTGGTGCCCGCCCCCAGGTCCAGCAGCAGGTAGTC
Coding sequences within it:
- a CDS encoding MinD/ParA family ATP-binding protein — translated: MKPVPASTVSVPLIHSSASAGPPGLAKRVRPRRVIAVGGGKGGIGKTLVSANLGIALAQAGMRVLLVDTDLGGANLHTTLGVGQPTATLSDFVRNTKTNLEDIIIPTGVPQLSLIAGAQDVLDAANIKYAQKQKLLRSLMTQQVDYLLLDLGAGTSFNTLDFFLVADHGVLVVLPEPTAVENAYRFVKAAFFRKMQQVEAQYGIEELVESALTTREGALRTPMDFIAQVRKDDPSAGARLERELQSFRIRLVVNQARTDADMNVGNAVVSAWKKFFGLDMDDLGAIRYDDEAWRAVRKRRPILLERPDSPASQCLQKIAGRILTLDAAPGGSSTP